In Geotalea uraniireducens, one genomic interval encodes:
- a CDS encoding DUF3108 domain-containing protein has protein sequence MVGSRLAVIATMLLLVCGALPVDGADRVPEVLTYELTWTGIPVGVASQEIFDDGANRRIVSTARSNDWLSVFFPVEDPIESRYNPHEGQFPGQVRHYRLQTREGRHHRDREIEFLPAQGIARFRDNLSGEQAAVAIPPGTIDVYGSFYLVRYLPLEVGVSHFVEILDSKRQRRIEVRVLRKERLKTVLGDVETIVIQPLVKSEGVFEGKGSVLIWLTDDSRRVPVRARTKVTVGSVTATLVKRLAGE, from the coding sequence ATGGTGGGCAGCCGACTTGCAGTGATTGCCACGATGCTGTTGCTCGTCTGCGGGGCGCTACCGGTCGACGGCGCCGACCGGGTGCCGGAGGTCTTGACCTATGAGCTTACCTGGACCGGCATCCCCGTCGGAGTTGCCTCTCAGGAAATCTTTGATGACGGGGCGAACCGGCGGATTGTTTCCACCGCCAGGTCCAACGATTGGCTGTCGGTGTTCTTCCCGGTAGAGGATCCGATCGAGAGTCGTTACAACCCGCATGAAGGCCAATTCCCCGGCCAGGTTCGTCATTATCGATTGCAGACCCGGGAAGGGCGCCATCACCGCGACCGGGAGATCGAGTTCCTGCCAGCGCAAGGGATCGCCCGGTTCCGTGACAACCTGAGCGGTGAACAGGCAGCGGTGGCCATTCCGCCCGGGACAATCGATGTTTATGGCAGCTTTTACCTGGTCCGCTACCTGCCGCTAGAGGTGGGCGTATCGCACTTTGTCGAGATTCTCGACAGCAAGCGCCAGCGGCGCATTGAAGTGCGGGTGCTCCGGAAGGAACGGTTAAAAACCGTCCTCGGCGACGTCGAGACCATTGTCATCCAACCGCTGGTAAAGTCGGAAGGGGTATTCGAGGGGAAAGGGTCGGTGCTGATCTGGCTGACTGACGATTCCCGGCGAGTTCCGGTCCGAGCCCGAACCAAGGTGACGGTAGGAAGCGTGACCGCGACGCTGGTAAAGCGCCTGGCGGGAGAGTGA
- the rpsR gene encoding 30S ribosomal protein S18, with protein MSEERTPQRSSGPRKRRPFQRRKVCRFCADKDLVIDYKDPRVLRSFITERGKIIPRRISGNCSKHQREITEAIKRARNIALIPIASKHVIA; from the coding sequence ATGAGTGAAGAAAGAACTCCTCAGAGAAGTAGTGGCCCAAGAAAGAGACGGCCTTTTCAGCGGAGAAAAGTTTGCCGGTTCTGCGCAGACAAGGATCTGGTAATCGATTACAAGGATCCCCGAGTGCTCCGTTCTTTTATCACCGAGCGCGGTAAAATCATTCCGCGGCGGATATCCGGTAACTGTTCCAAGCACCAGCGGGAAATCACCGAGGCTATCAAGCGGGCAAGAAATATCGCTCTGATCCCGATCGCGTCCAAGCACGTCATCGCCTAG
- the ychF gene encoding redox-regulated ATPase YchF, protein MGFNCGIVGLPNVGKSTIFNALTSAGAESANYPFCTIDPNVGIVQVPDERLDRLAEIVAPERILPTTIEFVDIAGLVKGASQGEGLGNQFLGHIRSVDAIVHVVRCFDDENVVHVSGSVDPVRDIEIIQAELALADLDSVEKKLQRVEKQAKSGDKKLKEESEFYARIKQALEQGIPARKVEIGVDEQLWLRDLHLLTDKPVLYVANVAEDDLAGTHPFVAQVGEIAAAEGARMVTICGRIEAEIAELDGDEKKAFLAEMGLSESGLDRLVRMGYELLGLITYFTAGKKEVRAWTIPVGTKAPQAAGVIHSDFEKGFIRAEVISYNDYLAAGGEAGAKEKGLMRLEGKEYVVQDGDVMHFRFNV, encoded by the coding sequence ATGGGGTTCAACTGCGGTATCGTCGGCCTGCCTAATGTGGGGAAATCAACCATTTTCAACGCGCTTACTTCAGCGGGGGCGGAGTCGGCCAATTATCCATTCTGTACGATCGATCCCAATGTCGGGATTGTACAGGTCCCCGACGAGCGGCTTGACCGGTTGGCGGAGATTGTTGCCCCGGAGCGGATTCTTCCCACGACGATCGAATTTGTCGACATTGCCGGCCTCGTAAAAGGGGCAAGCCAGGGTGAAGGGCTCGGAAATCAATTTCTCGGCCATATCCGGTCGGTGGATGCCATCGTTCACGTTGTCCGCTGCTTCGATGATGAGAACGTTGTTCACGTCAGTGGCAGTGTCGACCCGGTGCGGGATATCGAGATCATTCAAGCCGAACTCGCCCTTGCTGATCTGGATAGCGTTGAGAAAAAGTTACAACGCGTTGAGAAGCAAGCCAAGAGCGGCGACAAAAAGCTCAAGGAAGAAAGCGAATTTTATGCCCGGATCAAGCAGGCTCTGGAGCAGGGGATTCCGGCGCGCAAGGTTGAGATCGGGGTAGATGAGCAGTTGTGGTTGCGTGATCTGCACCTCCTGACGGACAAACCGGTTCTTTATGTGGCGAATGTGGCTGAGGACGATCTGGCCGGCACCCATCCCTTTGTGGCTCAGGTGGGGGAGATCGCTGCCGCTGAAGGAGCGCGGATGGTTACGATCTGCGGCAGGATCGAGGCGGAAATTGCCGAGTTGGACGGTGACGAGAAAAAAGCGTTTCTTGCCGAAATGGGCTTAAGTGAATCCGGGCTCGATCGGCTTGTGCGGATGGGGTATGAACTCCTTGGGCTGATTACCTATTTTACTGCCGGGAAAAAGGAAGTGCGGGCCTGGACCATCCCGGTGGGGACCAAGGCGCCTCAGGCGGCCGGCGTGATTCATTCGGACTTCGAAAAGGGCTTCATTCGGGCCGAGGTCATCTCCTATAACGATTATCTTGCTGCCGGGGGCGAGGCGGGGGCGAAGGAAAAAGGGTTAATGCGCCTTGAAGGGAAAGAGTATGTTGTCCAGGACGGCGATGTCATGCATTTCCGTTTTAATGTGTAG
- a CDS encoding YybS family protein — protein sequence MVRDFRGILLDVVKGTVATGLLFVAYLKLPVLGMLAGIFTPYPALYFGLKRGVVSGGAIVSLTMLFLAFAGGLEAVLLYLVQAGGLSLVLPGLLKRFAFTSRALAYAVLLIVVVLALGTVGYSVANGVNVQAGIAASIKAQIAESVAFYKSKGVTGDDLQMLQEGMDRMGAIVVRIYPALIVIGISMIAGLNTLVLRRNASRLPQPLPQVPFRRFRNPDYLVWVLIAAGFTLVFGNSVAGAVAVNVLLIVGCLYFLQGLAVIRNFFDTLAVPVFLRYVFYVLLAVQAYLAIVVALVGLFDLWGDFRRPRIHKNL from the coding sequence ATGGTGCGCGATTTTAGGGGAATTCTCCTTGACGTTGTCAAGGGGACGGTAGCTACGGGATTACTTTTCGTTGCCTATCTGAAGCTACCGGTCCTTGGGATGCTGGCCGGAATCTTCACCCCATACCCTGCCCTGTATTTCGGCCTTAAGCGGGGTGTTGTCTCCGGTGGCGCGATTGTGTCCCTGACAATGCTTTTCCTGGCGTTTGCCGGCGGTCTGGAGGCGGTGCTTCTTTATCTGGTCCAAGCGGGGGGCCTGTCGTTGGTGCTCCCCGGCTTGCTGAAGCGTTTTGCCTTTACAAGCCGTGCTTTGGCATATGCTGTCTTGTTGATTGTTGTGGTATTGGCTCTGGGGACCGTCGGCTATTCCGTGGCGAACGGGGTAAACGTCCAAGCCGGTATCGCGGCCTCGATCAAGGCGCAGATTGCTGAGAGCGTGGCGTTCTACAAAAGCAAGGGTGTTACCGGTGACGATCTTCAGATGCTCCAGGAAGGCATGGACCGGATGGGAGCGATTGTTGTCCGGATTTATCCTGCCCTGATAGTGATCGGGATCAGCATGATCGCAGGGTTGAACACTCTCGTGTTACGGCGCAATGCCTCGCGTCTGCCGCAACCGCTGCCGCAAGTCCCCTTCAGACGCTTCAGGAACCCCGACTATTTGGTCTGGGTTCTCATTGCCGCCGGCTTTACCCTGGTCTTTGGCAATTCTGTTGCCGGAGCGGTCGCGGTGAATGTGCTCCTTATAGTGGGGTGTTTGTATTTTCTCCAGGGACTGGCGGTTATCCGTAATTTCTTTGATACGCTGGCAGTTCCGGTTTTTCTGCGTTACGTTTTCTATGTCCTGCTGGCGGTGCAGGCATATTTGGCTATTGTCGTGGCCCTCGTTGGTCTCTTCGATCTCTGGGGGGATTTCCGGCGGCCGCGAATTCACAAAAACCTGTAA
- a CDS encoding AzlC family ABC transporter permease, with translation MERELTDDLPVPHRKAVSAGLRAAWPICLGYFPIGLAFGVLAGKAGLTPWETGLMAILVFAGSAQFIAVAMLQAGVSVLPIVITTFMVNLRHLLMSSSLAVHLQGAGGRFLGMFAYGVTDESFAVNMARFRSGEWDRWRALVVNQAANFVWICCCVAGTYAGQFIPARAFGIDYALTAMFICLLVFQLHNRLYVIIALVAGAVSVLLYLALPGNIYVVGGAVTAATAGFALKRRYAGSGRKADDNS, from the coding sequence GTGGAACGCGAATTGACCGATGATTTGCCGGTGCCGCACAGAAAGGCGGTCAGCGCTGGATTACGCGCGGCCTGGCCGATCTGTTTGGGGTATTTCCCGATTGGCTTGGCCTTTGGTGTCCTGGCGGGGAAAGCGGGCCTTACCCCTTGGGAAACGGGCTTGATGGCAATCCTGGTCTTTGCCGGCAGTGCGCAGTTCATTGCGGTAGCGATGCTCCAGGCGGGGGTGTCTGTGCTGCCGATCGTCATTACCACCTTTATGGTCAACCTGCGACACTTGTTGATGAGCTCTTCGCTTGCGGTCCATTTGCAGGGGGCTGGCGGCCGGTTCCTGGGTATGTTCGCCTATGGGGTCACCGATGAGAGCTTTGCGGTGAACATGGCGCGCTTCCGGAGCGGGGAATGGGACCGCTGGCGGGCTCTGGTGGTTAATCAGGCTGCGAACTTCGTCTGGATCTGCTGTTGTGTGGCGGGAACTTACGCCGGTCAGTTCATCCCCGCCCGGGCGTTTGGGATCGATTATGCGTTGACGGCGATGTTCATCTGCCTGCTGGTTTTCCAACTACACAACCGGCTTTACGTTATTATCGCGCTCGTGGCGGGCGCGGTTTCGGTCCTGCTGTATCTGGCGCTGCCAGGGAATATTTATGTAGTCGGAGGAGCAGTGACTGCGGCCACTGCCGGCTTTGCGTTGAAACGTCGCTATGCCGGTTCGGGGAGGAAAGCCGATGACAACAGCTGA
- the pth gene encoding aminoacyl-tRNA hydrolase encodes MAAKLIVGLGNPGPKYQWTRHNAGFMVLDCLARTAGITMAKKNFSGQYGEGSWRGQRLFLLKPQTFMNLSGRSVAEALRYHKLPLAELIVVHDDLDIPFGRVKLKEGGGHGGHNGLRSLVQELGSADFVRLRIGIGRPARGDVADYVLNNFPPDQLRELAPLCDGALDALALLLDEGLAKAMSLYNNKDVLAESLGSSR; translated from the coding sequence ATGGCTGCAAAACTTATAGTCGGGCTGGGAAATCCCGGCCCGAAATACCAATGGACCCGCCATAATGCGGGTTTCATGGTTTTAGACTGTCTTGCCCGAACGGCCGGCATCACGATGGCGAAGAAGAACTTCTCCGGCCAGTATGGTGAGGGGAGCTGGCGCGGGCAGCGTCTTTTCCTGTTGAAACCCCAGACCTTCATGAACCTTTCCGGCCGTTCCGTGGCCGAGGCCCTGCGTTACCATAAACTGCCGCTTGCTGAGTTGATTGTCGTTCACGATGATCTCGATATTCCATTTGGCCGGGTGAAATTAAAAGAGGGTGGCGGACACGGAGGGCACAACGGTCTCCGCTCGCTGGTTCAGGAACTCGGGAGCGCCGATTTCGTCAGGCTTCGGATAGGAATCGGCCGGCCCGCGCGAGGGGATGTTGCCGATTACGTGCTGAATAATTTCCCGCCGGACCAGCTACGGGAGCTGGCGCCGCTGTGTGATGGGGCGCTGGATGCGCTGGCGTTGCTGCTGGATGAGGGGCTTGCCAAGGCAATGAGCCTCTACAACAATAAGGACGTTCTTGCCGAGAGCCTGGGATCTTCCCGCTAG
- a CDS encoding OmpW/AlkL family protein — MNTMRHGIFLTLLLSILLVVSTTSAMADGAEFKHYGVRLRALAVIPDQNVDSRIDNLEVEAKLDVTPELDLEYFFTRNFSSELILGVTKHDLVAQGRTLGSTWLLPPTLTFKYHPLPNSRVSPYIGVGINYVIPFNDKANGVIDVPDFHVKSSVGWAAQAGADLALGNNWFLNLDFKYLNVDTQVRINGTDYDLDLNPYIVGTGVGYRF, encoded by the coding sequence ATGAACACCATGAGGCATGGAATTTTTCTGACATTGCTGCTGAGTATCCTTCTCGTTGTCTCTACGACGTCGGCCATGGCCGACGGTGCGGAATTCAAGCACTATGGCGTCAGATTGCGGGCGCTTGCGGTTATCCCCGACCAGAACGTCGACAGCCGGATCGACAACCTGGAGGTGGAAGCCAAACTTGACGTAACTCCGGAACTCGACCTGGAGTATTTCTTTACCCGCAACTTTTCCAGTGAACTGATCCTCGGGGTCACCAAGCACGATCTCGTTGCTCAGGGCCGCACCCTCGGCTCCACCTGGCTCCTCCCTCCGACCCTCACCTTCAAATATCATCCGTTGCCAAACTCCCGCGTGAGCCCTTATATCGGCGTTGGCATCAACTATGTCATTCCGTTTAACGACAAGGCTAACGGCGTCATCGATGTCCCCGATTTCCACGTCAAAAGCAGCGTCGGCTGGGCGGCCCAGGCCGGCGCTGACCTGGCCCTGGGGAATAATTGGTTTTTGAACCTCGATTTCAAATATCTCAACGTCGATACCCAGGTCAGAATCAATGGTACGGATTACGATCTCGATCTGAATCCCTATATTGTCGGTACCGGCGTCGGCTACCGCTTCTGA
- a CDS encoding AzlD domain-containing protein: MTTADYLLLVIGMGLVTYLPRWLPLALLTRRQLPEWLVTWLEFVPAAILGALLAPALVATGEPRRLDLLRPELFAAMPTFIFAFKTRSFAGTVVVGMLAFWLIGLLV, encoded by the coding sequence ATGACAACAGCTGATTATCTGTTGCTGGTAATCGGGATGGGGCTGGTGACCTATCTTCCCCGCTGGTTGCCGCTGGCCCTGCTGACACGGCGGCAGTTGCCGGAGTGGCTGGTGACCTGGCTGGAGTTCGTGCCGGCCGCCATTCTCGGGGCATTGCTGGCGCCGGCGCTGGTGGCCACGGGTGAGCCGCGTCGGCTTGACCTGCTGCGCCCGGAGTTGTTTGCCGCCATGCCGACCTTTATCTTTGCCTTCAAGACCCGGTCCTTTGCCGGAACCGTCGTGGTCGGGATGCTCGCTTTCTGGTTGATCGGCTTGCTGGTTTAG
- a CDS encoding AAA family ATPase, whose protein sequence is MPDTLLVPSIEQRIAGMLEVTRRLKEERGAGKGKPTITISREFGCEAYPMAERLAQLLEAKTRQPWAVMDKGLLEEVARRHDLAEDVLQTLGHRPRFLDEMISTLTSRWKSEKDYYRLLCRQIVSLATAGNVILIGRGSSIITQQLDNCYHFRIYASLDYKVRSIARRSRISRQDAEILIERRQKERDRFIRDFLDCDAADLSFYHLAFNNDRNPPDRIAQLIADYLFLKTEA, encoded by the coding sequence ATGCCGGACACGCTGCTCGTACCATCGATCGAACAGAGAATTGCCGGAATGCTCGAAGTAACCCGCCGGCTCAAGGAGGAACGGGGCGCGGGCAAAGGCAAGCCGACCATCACGATCTCGCGGGAATTCGGTTGTGAAGCATACCCGATGGCCGAGCGACTGGCGCAGCTGCTGGAGGCCAAAACCCGGCAGCCGTGGGCGGTCATGGATAAGGGGCTGCTTGAAGAGGTAGCGCGGCGTCACGATCTTGCCGAAGACGTGCTGCAAACGCTCGGTCATCGCCCCCGCTTCCTCGACGAGATGATTTCCACGCTTACCTCCCGCTGGAAAAGCGAGAAGGATTACTACCGGCTCCTCTGCCGCCAGATCGTTTCCCTGGCCACCGCCGGCAACGTGATCCTGATCGGCCGGGGGAGTTCTATCATTACCCAGCAATTGGATAACTGCTACCATTTCCGGATTTATGCTTCACTCGACTACAAGGTTCGCTCAATCGCCCGCCGCTCCAGAATTTCCCGACAAGACGCCGAGATTCTCATCGAAAGACGGCAAAAGGAGCGGGACCGGTTCATCCGCGATTTTCTCGACTGTGACGCCGCCGACCTGAGTTTCTATCATCTGGCATTCAACAATGACCGCAACCCGCCGGACCGGATCGCCCAACTCATTGCCGATTATCTCTTCCTGAAAACGGAAGCCTAG
- a CDS encoding nitroreductase family protein has translation METLAAISSRRSVRKFSSQPVEPEKLQAVLEAARLAPSWANMQCWRFVVVEDQAIKAKISELSYVEAFFAPKGYKSNPAQGALAEAPVVIVACGEPTQSGELRGQPYYLTDVGIAAENMMLAAHDLGLGTVFVGVFDEEQLGELLGIPPELRIVGLFPLGYPLEPAKAGPSRKPLAEIVHYGKYQA, from the coding sequence ATGGAAACCCTGGCAGCGATCAGCAGCAGAAGAAGCGTGCGGAAATTCTCTTCCCAGCCGGTGGAGCCGGAAAAGCTCCAGGCGGTGCTGGAGGCGGCCCGGCTGGCCCCTTCCTGGGCCAACATGCAGTGCTGGCGATTTGTGGTGGTAGAGGATCAGGCGATCAAGGCGAAGATCAGTGAACTCTCGTACGTGGAGGCGTTCTTTGCGCCGAAGGGATACAAGTCCAATCCGGCCCAGGGAGCCCTGGCGGAGGCCCCGGTGGTAATTGTCGCCTGCGGCGAGCCGACCCAGTCCGGCGAACTGCGGGGGCAGCCCTATTATCTGACCGATGTGGGGATAGCCGCGGAAAACATGATGCTCGCCGCCCATGACCTGGGTCTGGGCACGGTCTTTGTCGGCGTGTTCGACGAAGAACAGCTCGGCGAGCTGCTTGGGATTCCGCCGGAACTGCGGATCGTCGGCCTCTTCCCGCTCGGCTATCCGCTGGAGCCGGCCAAGGCCGGGCCGTCGCGCAAGCCGCTGGCCGAGATCGTCCATTACGGCAAGTATCAGGCGTAG
- the rplI gene encoding 50S ribosomal protein L9 — protein sequence MKVILKENLENLGQIGDVVKVAPGYARNYLLPRGLAIEATEKNAKALEHAKRQLEYKKNKVKEQAKGVATKIESLTLSIAHQAGEEGKLFGSVTNMELAELLKAQGVEVDRKIIVLAEPIKHLGEFVATVKLHPEVSAALKVVVTKAD from the coding sequence ATGAAAGTGATTCTGAAAGAAAACCTTGAAAATCTCGGCCAGATCGGCGACGTCGTCAAGGTTGCGCCAGGCTATGCCCGGAACTATCTGTTGCCGCGGGGCCTTGCCATCGAGGCGACTGAAAAGAACGCCAAGGCTCTCGAGCATGCCAAACGCCAGTTGGAGTACAAAAAGAACAAGGTTAAGGAGCAAGCCAAAGGAGTGGCTACCAAGATTGAGTCGCTCACACTGTCCATTGCCCATCAGGCGGGTGAGGAAGGAAAGCTGTTTGGCTCGGTCACGAATATGGAGCTTGCCGAACTGCTGAAGGCGCAAGGGGTCGAGGTTGACCGGAAGATCATCGTCCTTGCTGAGCCGATCAAACATCTTGGTGAGTTTGTCGCCACGGTCAAGCTTCATCCGGAAGTTTCCGCCGCACTGAAGGTTGTGGTGACCAAAGCCGATTAA
- a CDS encoding RluA family pseudouridine synthase, producing the protein MLTYTITDTDHCRSLESLLRNLLPAAPSAYLKKLLRSEHIAVNGAPFPAEAPLHAGDRLTVKESSRTRALLAHEPPALDILFEDEWIIVVNKPAGLPVHRTAEAEEHNLVQVAEGHLRWRETPVKLRPVNRLDRGTSGATILAKSATSAGMFGRFVKEEGLGKLYLAVVEGEIPTEGTISEPLDGKEAETRFQLLRQGAAEAFVALYPITGRTHQLRKHLSLLGHPIRGDRRYGGTPLRDYPGHLLHAFRVTLRHPESGRELAIHAPLPAGFLPRLRQIGGNDYQELLASLAGLP; encoded by the coding sequence ATGCTCACCTATACAATTACCGACACCGACCACTGCCGCAGCCTGGAGAGCCTGCTACGCAACCTCCTGCCGGCCGCTCCGTCCGCTTATCTGAAAAAGCTGCTGCGTAGTGAACATATTGCCGTCAACGGCGCCCCCTTCCCCGCCGAAGCCCCGTTGCATGCCGGTGACCGGCTGACCGTCAAAGAGAGCTCCCGGACCCGGGCGCTCCTCGCACACGAGCCACCGGCCCTGGATATTTTGTTTGAAGACGAATGGATCATCGTCGTCAATAAACCGGCGGGACTGCCGGTTCACCGGACCGCCGAAGCGGAAGAGCATAACCTCGTCCAGGTTGCGGAAGGGCATCTCCGCTGGCGGGAAACACCCGTCAAGCTCCGGCCGGTCAACCGCCTCGATCGTGGCACCTCCGGCGCGACCATCCTGGCAAAAAGCGCCACCAGCGCCGGGATGTTCGGTCGGTTTGTTAAGGAAGAAGGGCTGGGAAAGCTCTATCTGGCCGTCGTCGAAGGAGAAATCCCGACCGAGGGGACCATCAGCGAGCCGCTGGACGGCAAAGAGGCGGAAACCCGCTTTCAGCTCCTCCGTCAGGGGGCGGCGGAGGCCTTCGTCGCCCTCTATCCAATCACCGGCCGGACCCATCAGCTGCGCAAACACCTGTCACTGCTCGGCCACCCGATCCGGGGCGACCGCCGCTATGGCGGCACACCGCTGCGCGACTATCCCGGCCATCTGCTGCACGCTTTCCGGGTAACCCTGCGCCATCCGGAAAGCGGGCGGGAACTGGCGATCCACGCGCCGCTCCCCGCCGGCTTCCTGCCCCGGCTACGGCAGATCGGCGGCAACGACTATCAAGAACTGCTCGCCAGCCTTGCCGGGCTTCCGTAG
- the rpsF gene encoding 30S ribosomal protein S6, giving the protein MVRMYETIMIVQPDLGEEELKGLSTRVQDLIGSMNGELHRLEDWGVRKLAYPVQKSQRGRYYYLRFDGDAALIAELERRLRLNDKVLRYQSVKLEKEQAVPVPKAVATEAAPAAEPESANE; this is encoded by the coding sequence ATGGTAAGGATGTATGAGACGATTATGATCGTCCAGCCGGATCTCGGGGAAGAAGAGCTCAAAGGCCTTTCGACCCGGGTGCAGGATCTCATCGGTTCGATGAACGGTGAACTGCACCGGTTGGAAGACTGGGGGGTGAGGAAGCTTGCCTACCCGGTCCAGAAAAGCCAGAGGGGTCGTTACTACTACCTCCGCTTCGATGGCGATGCGGCTCTGATCGCCGAGTTGGAACGGCGGCTGCGCCTCAACGACAAGGTCCTGCGCTACCAGAGTGTCAAGCTGGAGAAAGAGCAGGCGGTTCCTGTACCGAAAGCCGTGGCCACTGAAGCTGCGCCGGCCGCTGAGCCCGAATCGGCAAACGAATAA
- a CDS encoding cytochrome C: MNAVRQIRLFVVAGLALAASLCLGLGSQVQAAQATPQLTTDDCVKCHAQAPADIAANGAGHKKITCFDCHDGHPPKVPAKDIIPKCSQCHSGKKHYELTGCLGCHKNPHTPLNIVLSGNITDACLSCHTQQMAQLKEFPSKHSKLYCSTCHNVHGKIPACTQCHKPHFAEQTKDDCKKCHKAHQPKNVTYGKDIPNKDCGACHKKAMELLSASQTKHKSLACVYCHQDKHKMVPACQTCHGTPHPAAMMSRFPKCGECHNIAHDLNRWNSPAKESVKQEIKKDLKKKKK, from the coding sequence ATGAATGCTGTAAGACAAATCAGGCTTTTCGTCGTAGCAGGCCTGGCCCTGGCGGCGTCGCTCTGCCTGGGGCTTGGCAGCCAGGTACAAGCCGCGCAGGCTACCCCGCAGCTGACGACTGACGACTGCGTGAAGTGTCACGCCCAGGCACCCGCTGACATTGCGGCTAACGGCGCCGGCCACAAGAAAATCACTTGTTTCGACTGCCATGACGGCCACCCCCCCAAAGTCCCGGCAAAAGACATCATCCCCAAATGCAGCCAGTGCCATAGCGGAAAAAAACACTACGAACTGACCGGCTGCCTCGGTTGCCACAAGAACCCCCATACGCCGCTCAACATCGTGCTGTCGGGTAACATCACCGATGCGTGTCTGTCCTGCCACACCCAGCAGATGGCGCAACTCAAGGAATTCCCCAGCAAGCACAGCAAGCTGTACTGCTCAACCTGCCACAACGTTCACGGCAAGATTCCGGCTTGCACCCAGTGCCACAAACCGCACTTCGCCGAACAGACGAAGGATGACTGCAAAAAATGCCACAAGGCGCACCAGCCGAAGAACGTAACCTACGGCAAGGACATTCCCAACAAGGATTGCGGCGCCTGCCACAAGAAGGCCATGGAACTGCTGAGCGCCAGCCAGACCAAGCACAAGTCGCTGGCCTGCGTTTACTGCCACCAAGACAAACACAAAATGGTCCCTGCTTGCCAGACCTGTCACGGCACGCCGCATCCGGCAGCCATGATGTCCAGGTTCCCGAAATGCGGCGAATGCCACAACATTGCCCATGACCTGAACCGCTGGAACTCACCGGCCAAAGAATCGGTCAAGCAGGAAATTAAAAAGGATCTGAAAAAGAAGAAAAAGTAG